Proteins from one Antennarius striatus isolate MH-2024 chromosome 12, ASM4005453v1, whole genome shotgun sequence genomic window:
- the tra2b gene encoding transformer-2 protein homolog beta isoform X1, with protein MSDNDNERGSRSVSRSPHGSRKSVTRSPARSHACSKDGSRQSHSKSRSRSKSGSYSHRGSRRHYSRSRSRSRSYRRHSHSRSYSGERRRRSHSRSPMSNRRRHIGNRANPDPNYCLGVFGLSLYTTERDLRDVFSKYGPLADVSIVYDQQSRRSRGFAFVYFENKDDANEAKDQANGMELDGRRIRVDFSITKRPHTPTPGIYMGRPTYGGGGPSGPRRYSRDYDRGYDRGYDRGGYNRYDDREYYRSYRRRSPSPYYRGAYSSRSRSRSYSPRRY; from the exons ATGAGCGATAACGACAACGAGCGG GGTTCTCGCTCAGTATCCAGAAGTCCGCATGGGTCAAGGAAGTCCGTGACTCGTTCCCCGGCTCGATCGCATGCCTGTTCAAAAGATGGCTCCCGTCAATCCCACTCTAAATCTCGGTCGAGGTCAAAATCTGG ATCCTATTCCCACCGTGGCTCACGCAGGCACTATAGTCGGTCTCGCTCCCGATCAAGATCCTATCGCCGTCATTCTCATAGTAGGTCCTATAGCGGAGAGCGTCGCCGAAGGAGCCATAGCCGCTCGCCCATGTCCAACCGCCGCAGGCACATCGGGAACCGT GCTAATCCAGATCCAAACTATTGCCTGGGAGTGTTTGGCCTGAGCTTGTACACCACAGAGAGGGATCTGAGGGACGTCTTCTCTAAATATGGCCCCTTGGCAGATGTCTCCATCGTGTATGACCAGCAGTCGAGGCGCTCCAGGGGCTTTGCTTTCGTTTACTTTGAGAACAAAGATGACGCTAACGAG GCAAAGGATCAAGCAAACGGCATGGAGTTGGATGGCCGTAGAATCAGGGTGGATTTCTCCATCACAAAAAGACCCCACACCCCAACCCCTGGAATCTACATGGGTCGTCCCACATA TGGTGGAGGCGGTCCAAGCGGCCCTCGGCGTTATTCGCGTGACTACGACCGGGGATACGATAGGGGATACGACAGGGGCGGCTACAATCGCTACGATGACAGAGAATACTACAGATCCTACAG AAGGCGATCTCCTTCACCGTACTACAGAGGGGCTTACAGTTCGCGTTCCAGATCACGATCTTATTCTCCAC GTCGCTACTGA
- the tra2b gene encoding transformer-2 protein homolog beta isoform X2 produces the protein MSDNDNERGSRSVSRSPHGSRKSVTRSPARSHACSKDGSRQSHSKSRSRSKSGSYSHRGSRRHYSRSRSRSRSYRRHSHSRSYSGERRRRSHSRSPMSNRRRHIGNRANPDPNYCLGVFGLSLYTTERDLRDVFSKYGPLADVSIVYDQQSRRSRGFAFVYFENKDDANEAKDQANGMELDGRRIRVDFSITKRPHTPTPGIYMGRPTYGGGGPSGPRRYSRDYDRGYDRGYDRGGYNRYDDREYYRSYRRSPSPYYRGAYSSRSRSRSYSPRRY, from the exons ATGAGCGATAACGACAACGAGCGG GGTTCTCGCTCAGTATCCAGAAGTCCGCATGGGTCAAGGAAGTCCGTGACTCGTTCCCCGGCTCGATCGCATGCCTGTTCAAAAGATGGCTCCCGTCAATCCCACTCTAAATCTCGGTCGAGGTCAAAATCTGG ATCCTATTCCCACCGTGGCTCACGCAGGCACTATAGTCGGTCTCGCTCCCGATCAAGATCCTATCGCCGTCATTCTCATAGTAGGTCCTATAGCGGAGAGCGTCGCCGAAGGAGCCATAGCCGCTCGCCCATGTCCAACCGCCGCAGGCACATCGGGAACCGT GCTAATCCAGATCCAAACTATTGCCTGGGAGTGTTTGGCCTGAGCTTGTACACCACAGAGAGGGATCTGAGGGACGTCTTCTCTAAATATGGCCCCTTGGCAGATGTCTCCATCGTGTATGACCAGCAGTCGAGGCGCTCCAGGGGCTTTGCTTTCGTTTACTTTGAGAACAAAGATGACGCTAACGAG GCAAAGGATCAAGCAAACGGCATGGAGTTGGATGGCCGTAGAATCAGGGTGGATTTCTCCATCACAAAAAGACCCCACACCCCAACCCCTGGAATCTACATGGGTCGTCCCACATA TGGTGGAGGCGGTCCAAGCGGCCCTCGGCGTTATTCGCGTGACTACGACCGGGGATACGATAGGGGATACGACAGGGGCGGCTACAATCGCTACGATGACAGAGAATACTACAGATCCTACAG GCGATCTCCTTCACCGTACTACAGAGGGGCTTACAGTTCGCGTTCCAGATCACGATCTTATTCTCCAC GTCGCTACTGA
- the hce2l1 gene encoding hatching enzyme 1.2: protein MYSTMILLVVLTDLLIQAHTLPAKNSTGLHEGKVRLKRKYSDEINDRDEMNVMDQILLVNSRLRIPRGLSFREGDIASSYIRSAITCPGNACLWPKSIDGFVYVPYILSPLYDDMDRITIENGMQDISSGTCVKFVPRTHEGSFLDIQPRYGCWSFLGQTGGSQILSLQTPGCMWSGVAAHELMHALGFVHEQSRSDRDHYVSIVWKNIMPDQMHNFRKQVTNNLNSPYDYGSVMHYGRYAFSEDGGPTIIPRPDPYIPIGQRDGPSVLDLHKINVLYDCGG, encoded by the exons ATGTATTCTACCATGATCCTTCTGGTAGTCCTTACTGACTTGCTGATCCAGGCTCACACTCTACCAGCTAAG AATTCTACAGGACTGCATGAGGGTAAAGTGAGGTTGAAAAGAAAATACTCAG ATGAAATTAACGACCGGGATGAAATGAATGTAATGGATCAAATCCTCCTGGTCAATAGTA GGTTGCGAATCCCCAGGGGACTGTCATTCAGAGAGGGCGATATTGCCAGCTCATATATCCGGAGTGCTATAACCTGCCCTGGCAATGCCTGTCTGTGGCCTAAATCTATTGATGGATTTGTTTATGTGCCTTACATCCTCTCTCCACTATATG ACGACATGGACAGAATCACCATAGAAAATGGGATGCAAGACATTTCTTCTGGAACATGCGTTAAATTTGTTCCACGAACTCATGAAGGCAGCTTCCTTGATATTCAGCCTAGATATGG CTGCTGGTCATTTCTGGGGCAGACTGGGGGAAGTCAAATCCTGTCATTGCAGACTCCAGGTTGCATGTGGTCAGGAGTGGCTGCTCATGAATTAATGCATGCCCTTGGCTTCGTACACGAACAGTCTCGTTCAGACCGAGACCACTATGTCTCCATTGTATGGAAAAACATCATGCCAG ACCAAATGCATAACTTCAGAAAACAGGTGACAAACAATCTCAATAGTCCTTATGATTATGGGTCCGTCATGCATTATGGAAGGTATGCCTTTTCTGAAGATGGTGGACCAACCATAATCCCCAGACCAGATCCTTACATTCCAATTGGACAGCGGGATGGACCCAGTGTTCTAGatctacataaaataaatgttctttatGACTGTGGTGGGTGA
- the hce2l2 gene encoding hatching enzyme 1.2 has product MERIIVMCLISTCLSAAHAQKIFFSPKWGPIAFKEREEHVERTAMDEIIKANEFHASRIIDGTTSLREGDIAVSSGRRSKVCFARSCLWSKSVDGHVYVAYRLSPNYSEMETKLIKKGMESIEDGTCVRFVPRTHQRDYIDIQSKSGCWSYLGARGGRQTVSLQSPDCLRTGVISHEFMHALGFVHEQSRFDRDNYVTVMWPNIWRDRLRNFEKFKTENLDLPYDYGSIMHFGMYAYSQDGEPTIIPKNSKNIKLGQTSSLSHIDKLKINKLYQCGDADDY; this is encoded by the exons ATGGAGCGGATTATCGTCATGTGCCTGATTTCCACTTGTCTGTCAGCTGCACATGCTCAG aAAATTTTCTTCAGTCCAAAATGGGGTCCCATTGCTTTTAAAG AGCGTGAAGAGCATGTTGAAAGGACAGCGATGGATGAAATCATTAAAGCCAATGAGTTCCATG CTTCCCGAATAATAGATGGTACCACTAGCTTGAGAGAAGGAGACATCGCAGTTTCTTCTGGAAGGCGATCTAAAGTCTGTTTTGCTCGGAGCTGCCTCTGGTCTAAGTCAGTGGATGGACATGTCTACGTTGCATATAGGCTGTCACCCAACTACT cTGAAATGGAGACAAAGTTGATAAAGAAAGGAATGGAAAGCATAGAGGATGGTACCTGTGTGAGATTTGTACCTCGGACTCACCAGAGAGATTACATCGATATCCAGTCAAAGTCTGG GTGTTGGTCCTACCTTGGAGCGCGTGGTGGAAGGCAGACGGTGTCTCTCCAGAGCCCTGACTGCCTCAGAACCGGAGTGATCTCCCACGAATTCATGCATGCCCTGGGCTTTGTGCACGAACAGTCCCGCTTTGACAGAGACAACTATGTCACAGTCATGTGGCCAAACATTTGGAGGG ATCGATTGAGGAATTTTGAGAAGTTCAAGACAGAGAATCTGGACCTACCATATGACTATGGGTCAATAATGCATTTTGGGAT gTATGCCTACTCCCAGGACGGGGAACCAACCATCATTCCAAAGAACAGCAAGAACATAAAGCTGGGTCAGACGTCATCTCTCAGTCACATTGACAAGCTGAAAATCAACAAGCTGTATCAGTGTG GTGATGCAGATGATTACTAA
- the ankzf1 gene encoding tRNA endonuclease ANKZF1 — translation MTAHVDCHSIFDLCQNDDVFIGLREVNPVLNQAANDDRALKESEDKLLEDDTQQGCSLVRDMSNKMVCSACKCPFNSREEQIEHYKLDWHRFNLRQKLSGMPPLTADEFEKKTGAGDLSSISGSESDSEEEDLALDSVESGNVDGSIESSVGTGRTPSKIVFQNSTGQYLSVYRCILQGKSIDEQSAGSFLKAPSKPVWVILMTGGGHFAGAVFQGKEVLQHKTFHRYTVRAKRGTAQGVRDSLNRSHTPKSTGAALRRHNEAALVQDIQDLLSSWDEHLQKASAIFVRALSYNKATFFGGRAAPLDKKDPRIRTIPFATRRATFRETQRVHAVLSTVHVYGKDTDVSAVFSPSKKPWKKAVKPTAQTKTDSEEEKAVEGHNSSDKEEDEEIQLKIVEMTIGTQHLGERRQRRRRRRKKEETKIQNEELSDKEADSKEEEMLEETAAHPPHEMQSKIRKQKGPFKIQLEETADESWEYGLRDDLFTACKVGDVDALSKLLQLPGGMAEIDTQPERDPSDAPSALTILNKTIDSSGFTLLHVASAAAQKAVIRLLLATGADPACRDNRGQTPYIVAPDKDTRNVFRKYMGENPNQYDYKKAQVPGPLTAEIESKQSEKKKAQKALRKQKEKEQKEEKKKQELEAEEKKRFASLTDREKRALAAEKRLAEQIAATGVTLTNVKRCWLCGESLLGKIPFQYLEYSFCTPRCVQAHRKANILTK, via the exons ATGACAGCTCACGTCGACTGTCATTCCATTTTTGACTTGTGCCAAAACGATGACGTTTTCATTGGACTGAGAGAAGTGAACCCCGTCCTGAATCAGGCTGCAAACGATGACCGAGCTTTGAAAG AGTCAGAAGATAAACTACTAGAGGATGACACACAGCAAGGGTGCAGCCTGGTCCGAGACATGTCCAATAAGATGGTCTGCTCGGCCTGCAAATGCCCCTTCAACAGTCGTGAAGAACAG ATAGAGCATTACAAGCTCGACTGGCATCGTTTTAACTTGAGACAGAAGCTGTCAGGAATGCCACCACTCACGGCTGACGAGTTTGAGAAGAAGACTGGAGCTG GAGATTTGTCAAGTATATCTGGCTCTGAGTCTGATTCTGAGGAAGAGGACTTAGCTCTTGACAGTGTGGAAAGTGGCAACGTGGATGGCTCAATTGAAAGCAGTGTGGGAACCGGACGGACCCCAAGCAAGATCGTTTTCCAGAACTCAACAGGACAGTATCTATCGGTGTACCGATGCATTCTCCAGGGAAAG TCGATTGATGAGCAAAGTGCAGGATCTTTCCTGAAGGCTCCAAGTAAGCCTGTATGGGTCATTCTCATGACGGGTGGAGGACACTTTGCCGGAGCTGTGTTCCAAGG GAAAGAAGTTCTTCAGCACAAGACTTTCCACAGATATACAGTGCGAGCAAAGCGAGGCACTGCTCAAGGTGTCAGAGATTCTCTGAACCGCAGTCACACACCCAAGTCTACCGGAGCAGCTCTGAGGCGACACAATGAAGCAGCCCTAGTTCAG GACATTCAAGATCTCCTCTCAAGCTGGGATGAACATCTGCAGAAGGCATCTGCAATATTTGTACGAGCACTTAGCTACAATAAGGCCACCTTTTTTGGTGGTCGTGCAGCTCCGCTTGACAAAAAAGACCCCAGGATTCGAACAATTCCTTTTGCCACACGAAGGGCAACATTTCGAGAGACTCAGAGGGTGCATGCGGTGCTTTCCACTGTCCATGTTTATG GGAAAGACACAGACGTGTCTGCAGTCTTCAGTCCATCAAAGAAGCCTTGGAAGAAAGCTGTCAAACCTactgcacaaacaaaaacagattcagaggaagagaaag CTGTAGAAGGCCATAATAGCTCAGAcaaggaagaggatgaagagatcCAGTTGAAAATAGTGGAGATGACAATTGGAACTCAGCACCTCggagaaaggaggcaaaggaggaggaggaggagaaaaaaggaagaaaccaaaatacaaaatgagG AATTAAGCGATAAAGAAGCAGACAGTAAGGAAGAGGAGATGCTAGAGGAAACAGCAGCACACCCGCCCCATGAGATGCAGTCAAAGATAAGGAAACAGAAAGGACCCTTTAAGATACAGCTGGAAG aaactgctgatgaGTCATGGGAATACGGCTTGAGGGATGATCTGTTTACAGCCTGTAAGGTTGGGGATGTGGATGCTTTAAGCaagcttctccagcttcctggaGGCATGGCAGAGATTGACACGCAGCCAGAGAGAGACCCATCTGATGCCCCAAGTGCTCTAACTATTCTTAATAAAACCATAGACTCATCAGGGTTCACTTTGCTGCATGTTGCCTCAGCAGCTGCACAAAAGGCAGTGATCAGGCTGCTACTGGCCACAGGAGCAGACCCAGCCTGCAG GGATAACAGAGGGCAGACCCCGTATATTGTTGCCCCTGACAAAGACACAAGAAATGTTTTTCGGAAGTACATGGGTGAGAATCCGAACCAATATGACTACAAAAAGGCGCAG GTCCCTGGACCATTAACAGCAGAGATTGAGTCTAAAcagtcagaaaagaaaaaagcacagAAAGCTttgagaaaacagaaagaaaaagaacagaaggaggaaaagaagaaacaagagTTGGAGgcagaggaaaagaagagatttGCATCTCTGACTGACCGTGAAAAG AGAGCTCTGGCAGCAGAGAAGAGGTTAGCAGAGCAAATAGCTGCAACAGGAGTCACCCTCACTAATGTCAA GAGGTGCTGGTTGTGTGGAGAGTCCCTGCTTGGGAAGATCCCCTTTCAGTATCTGGAGTATTCATTCTGCACCCCTCGCTGTGTCCAAGCACATCGCAAAGCGAACATCCTCACGAAGTGA
- the glb1l gene encoding beta-galactosidase-1-like protein: MAAGIIRLVLVNLACSTICGNLVSGYRSFSIDYTNNCFLKDEKPFRFISGSIHYSRIPQYYWQDRLVKMYMTGLNAIQVYVPWNFHETVQGVYNFTGDRDLEHFLDLANKTGLLVILRPGPYICAEWEMGGLPAWLLQKPNIILRSADTDYLQAVSNWFGVLLPKIRPWLYINGGNIITVQVENEYGSYFACDYNYLRHLRALFRFFLGEDVVLFTTDGNTDRELTCGTLEGLYATVDFGTNNNVTEAFQRQRRFEPRGPLVNSEFYTGWLDHWGDQHAGVDAQKVSRMLAEMLTMGANVNMYMFEGGTNFGYWNGADHDTRFRSVVTSYDYDAPLSEAGDPTQKLLAIRDVIKQFRDIPPGPMPPATPKFAYGFVKLTKVGDLSSLLNTFSPLGPVKSHYPLMFEEMKQLYGYMLYRTMLPRDLSQPTPLISPLNGVHDRAYVSVNGVYQGLLERDIVLVMNITGKQGHTVDVLVENMGRVNFGSKINDYKGLLSNLILGIDVLTDWRIYPLDIDGAIAGGWPHSGGRSFLTPQDQCRSGPAFYTGTLQPNGIAWDTFLKLKDWVKGQVWINGMNLGRYWPARGPQQTLYVPGPLLSTTMPNIITVLELEGAPAHQQVLFMDRPQLNVTAGKS, encoded by the exons ATGGCTGCCGGTATCATACGACTCGTTTTAGTGAACCTTGCCTGTTCGACTATCTGTGGAAACTTG gTATCTGGATACAGATCCTTCTCTATAGACTACACAAACAACTGTTTCCTCAAAGATGAGAAGCCATTCCGGTTCATCTCAGGGAGTATTCACTACTCCAGAATCCCCCAGTATTACTGGCAGGACCGACTCGTCAAGATGTACATGACTGGACTCAATGCCATCCAAGT GTATGTGCCCTGGAACTTCCATGAAACTGTACAGGGTGTCTATAACTTCACAGGGGACAGAGATCTGGAACACTTTTTGGATCTGGCCAATAAGACCGGACTCCTGGTCATCCTGCGTCCGGGACCCTACATCTGTGCAGAATGGGAAATG GGTGGTTTGCCAGCATGGCTGCTTCAAAAACCAAATATCATTCTTCGCTCAGCTGACACAG ATTATCTCCAGGCAGTCAGCAACTGGTTTGGTGTGCTTCTCCCCAAAATTAGACCTTGGTTGTATATCAATGGAGGCAATATCATTACAGTCCAG GTGGAGAATGAATATGGGAGTTACTTTGCATGTGACTATAACTACTTGCGACACCTCCGGGCTCTGTTCCGCTTCTTTCTGGGAGAAGACGTCGTCCTGTTCACCACAGATGGAAACACAGACAGGGAGCTGACATGTGGCACTTTGGAGGGGTTATATGCCACAGTAGACTTTGGAACAA ACAACAACGTCACTGAAGCCTTCCAACGGCAAAGAAGGTTTGAACCTCGAGGACCCCTG GTGAACTCAGAGTTTTACACCGGCTGGTTGGACCACTGGGGGGATCAGCATGCTGGAGTTGATGCTCAGAAGGTCAGCAGAATGCTAGCAGAAATGCTAACCATGGGGGCCAACGTCAACAT gTACATGTTTGAAGGAGGCACTAACTTTGGCTACTGGAATg GAGCTGATCATGACACGAGGTTCCGCTCAGTGGTGACGAGTTATGATTATGACGCCCCACTGTCAGAAGCAGGGGACCCCACACAGAAGCTGTTGGCCATTAGAGATGTCATCAAGCAG TTTAGAGATATTCCTCCTGGACCCATGCCACCAGCAACTCCCAAGTTTGCTTATGGATTTGTTAAACTGACCAAG gttggTGATTTGAGCAGCCTCTTGAACACCTTCTCACCACTGGGGCCAGTGAAATCCCATTATCCTCTGATGTTTGAAGAGATGAAACAA CTCTATGGATACATGCTGTATCGGACTATGCTGCCCAGGGACCTCTCGCAGCCCACGCCACTCATCTCTCCTCTGAATGGGGTTCATGACAGAGCATATGTGTCTGTCAATGGG GTATACCAGGGCCTCTTGGAGAGAGACATCGTGCTGGTCATGAACATTACGGGGAAACAGGGACACACTGTGGATGTTCTCGTAGAGAACATGGGGAGAGTGAACTTTGGGAGCAAGATCAATGACTACAAG GGCCTGTTGAGCAACCTGATTCTGGGAATAGATGTACTGACTGATTGGAGGATCTACCCACTGGACATTGATGGTGCCATTGCTGGTGGATGGCCTCATTCTGGCGGTAGGTCTTTCCTGACTCCTCAGGACCAATGTAGGAGTGGGCCAGCCTTCTACACAGGGACCTTACAGCCCAACGGCATCGCTTGGGACACCTTTCTTAAACTCAAAGACTGGGTGAAG GGACAAGTTTGGATTAACGGTATGAATCTGGGACGGTACTGGCCGGCCAGAGGTCCTCAACAGACACTTTATGTCCCTGGGCCCCTGCTCAGCACCACCATGCCCAACATCATCACAGTGCTGGAACTGGAGGGAGCTCCAGCCCATCAACAGGTTCTCTTCATGGACCGGCCTCAGCTCAATGTAACAGCTGGCAAGAGTTAA